In Oreochromis niloticus isolate F11D_XX linkage group LG22, O_niloticus_UMD_NMBU, whole genome shotgun sequence, the sequence CCTCTTTGCTTTTTGCTGAGCTGTAATGTTTCAGTGGATACGGACTTCTGCAGAGTGCTTTCATACATCACTTTTAACACctcttgttttattattttgatctTTGATCTACAGTTGCAGGCATTTTGGTTGTCAGTGTTTCATGTTAGGGTACCTGGGTCGTCGACCCagtggtttcagttttcttatcTTAGTTTATTTTTTCGAAGGTTTTGGTGTCTGTTttgcatttctatttttttcccaGTTCTTCTTGGTGTGTGATTATGTGGTTCTCTAGTTTTGGTTTCCTTACTCCCTCTATTctgtgtccagtcagtgtctgtgtctgctctggtcccacgtctctgttccctctgtagtggctgcctgtgagtctgtgtctttagtTCAGTCTCTGTtaggtttcctgttttactttgaaggtccatgtcttatgttaatgtatctggttttgcttcccctgtttcgtcaggcctgatttgccccagctgtgtttccctcctgtttcccattccctgattgctccctctgtgtatttaagccctgtgtttctctgtgtctgtgttgtgatcTACAATCATATatgctggctggctggctggctggctggctggctggctggctggctggctggctggctggctggctggctggctggctggctggctggctggctggctggctggctggctggctggctggctggctggctgaaACATAAACAttgactttaaaaatgtttctgtttcagaAATAAGGAAAGTAGCTAGAGAAAAGGAGTCCATCACCCTCCCTTGTCCTCCCTCTGTGAAGGGTAACGTGACGTggagcagagagagaaatggaCGTGAAGCTGAAACTCTTACAGCTGATGGTGACACAGGTGGAGGACACACACGGTTCACAACATCAGCTGATAAGTCGCTGATCATCCTGAGGCTTGCTGTGTCAGACTCTGGAACATACCTGTGTAATAATGAACCAGTCGCTGTCCTGACAGTGATCCCAGGTAACATCAAATTTTATCACCGttgttctgtttctcttttctcttttcaacAATCACATTAAAACATAATGATAATATTGTGTAAAACTGAAGGTGCTTTTTGTTACATTAAATCAGATATGAGCTTCACCTCATTCTAATTAGAGATGTGAGCAACTTTACCTTCTATAAAATTTATAGTCATGAAATGAATGTTTTGACCCAAAAGCAGCTAAATGCCATTGTCACTTACTTTGTGATGTTCTTGGTGAAATCAGGACTAACTTGTATCTATTTTTTCCTCCATTACTCATGAAAGGTGGCAGGAAACCACCAACACCAGCGATCACAGGTATGAGCACAAAGACCAAAATCTTTATCATAACTTCGAAGGTATTCAGATATTCATCCTTCCTGTGAGAGTGCAGCAACATTTATCTTATACTCAATATGCAAAATTCAACACAATGTTATCTGAAGATGAAATAGTTGCATTTACTAGTTTAACCACTGAATACAGGTGTACCTTATTGTACCTGTAGTGCAGTCAGAAGATGTTTTGATCCAACACTGATGTAGAACTTTAATGGaagtagaaaaaaatagaaacagagTACAGCTAAAACTGCACGTGATCTGAGACGCTATTTTAAAAGTAGATGTGGatgtttgtctttgttcttGTCATTAAGAACGGCGACTGCTTCTGATGGTCGGGACAACTGCTgcactcatcatcatcatcctcatcaccaCAGTTGTTTCCACCAGGACATGCTGTTCCAAAAAACAAGGTGGAGACATCATCTTACTGAACTGCTGCTAAGCTGCTGCACATCGTTACACACTGCATGAATttaatgctaaaaatgacattcaaaagaaaatgtgccatccattcatccatccatgcatgcatccatcttcttccacttatccgggTCCGGGTTGCAGGGGCAGCaacccaagcagagaagcccagacctccctcccgagccacctcctccagcttatccgggggaacaccaaggcattctgttacgggttcgaaattgaggatgagagtaaaacaatgatggtccagaagaggtcaatcaaacaattgattttaatgaatgcacgcagcgtggagaggtgcaaactgcaaaacagttgtacatctctacccaaattacactctagattgcttttataacatcagggtattgtaacgccccttcttgcgcttacaaacacataatttgcatgtacagaacattcatgtattttaagaattaaatgcaacatagaggttcctccttgtggcatactcttccgaatatggtgatgacctaaggcttttgaggtcaccatggactggacatccttccgtcacctgtaactaagcaaactcaaataccacaagaagctgaatacattcaggcctttgctcagctactattttactgtaacaatatactcagcatatgagttatgatacatatatatttaactcaatcattttaaagtagttataactgcacctgtaataaaaatgttaatatttgattatgataacccctataatataaattataacataatgccaacagcttcaataaacacttcgatgaaatgataattaatgcaatgataagatgatggttatgtaaaataatccctgtaattccacaattcccccttttgacgtcttccaaagacgtcactacaccattcccaggtccactaccttcgctctgaccctctctagccgccccctgactcagctaatccgacaacaacctcatgtcctctaggtggtccagcaataaaacaccagctcccacttgaaaacacttcatgcttaagtggtctctgctccttttctgggtccctctctagtggaaatcttctcctgtaagggatagaaaacaaacaacctttctctgctacaccttactaacttactgtgttcatctcaggttcctgtcattattcaaagttggttcacaatatcatatcaggcaaaatcacaaaccctactgccacgtctactttgttaagctcttcagctagactctgtaccggtttgccaatctgtgtgtacatgtctctacacttttaatgtctaaatgcacatctggatgtatgtgcacttgtatgtctatctgcatctatgagtcaatgatttgtcagatataaggcgttaatgtgagaaatgtttcctgactattaactcctgatactcaaggaactttcctgtttgcggaacttcctaggtttggccttttacacttttactaaagaaattttaacagagcccaaaaagatttttattttgctcctgtgcttgacaggttaagcgaagttattttttgttttgttttgaaattttcccttctgtgtgtgtgtgtgtacataagtaagaatataataatcaacataagatccctggtttgcaaatgattttctgcccccgctgcagggcaacatcattTGTGGTGGtaagtctatgttggctagtttaatacagatatgtaacagttgcttgattgcatggcccactcagagttgcacagttttaatgtatgtggagagtgttttcacagtttaaacataggttactcacatttctagcctgattgtttcccaataaaagtgaaatcaaacattacatttgattttacttatatattatcctgttctgggctctatccattatattaactttatttaatctcaatactctttatgtgtgtgagcaacgcttttagttttattaaacacaaccccagtaaaatacacaccatccccatgtcagcctaaatctccgctaaaaagcacacttcaaagttttctatctggatttatgCCTCCTTTggcttcaagcatatacataacatgcaaaggttactgttaatgcccgttagacaagtttccattatctacaacattttgtttcacccggctcacccttacacatttcctgttcacttattacatatttatctttaacaccttttacctcagtagttgctaagcagaaacaaagcaacctgtggtccacctttaccctgtaaaataaacccctgtcatgtttgtgtctgtaagcatgttttgcattcattcattacactccccgccattcctgcaagttaggagctgtaaagttgaaagctgcatcaagtccaggcctttggcctggcctatatttaaatcatgtgtgtttgtaagcgtgcatgcaattcacctgctatgttctcatcttccctcaacatgtatcacctggacactctcaccagtgaagcttaaaaccctcttggatagaacatcaactctaaacaagcacagttatgcattgtgtataaaattaactcaacctcatgctaacctacataagtacctgtcttaagagagacctctgcacagctcagacgccagttacAAGAGCTCtttaacattagaatcatcaactgtgacttatatagtgttatttcggtactttatacttcacacatttttgaacgttgtttatatggggagttcctctttttgtgtctatatttattaatatgccttgtgcactaaagcttcctctttttcagtctggctgagctctTGTTTGTGAATAcaaactggcctctacaagccttcattagcagatacacattacaaatacttcatatatacagagaaaaacccaataatccacatttcactattttgttctttggttcagatttggattctgtattgttctttatttgttattatttatatttacattgttttttgctagtcttggtttattattgtctgtttgggagctgacatagtctctataaataaacttcttttggtggagtagcatcaggagagaagctccagagaggcatcttccatgttaaacactaaaatataacataagagatcttctcaacgtgttgtatattttaatatttccttattattttgtcataaaataaatcaaccaaataacttaagctgtgtgacagcaccttgcgtttacgccaggctgtgaactgccctaaatctacttgctacacccccttttcacctagtttaattttttcaatcctaatttaaactattcctgacttccctcaatgcacactgtaaagtgtaaaagatacaattagctttctcctggtaaaaggtcctacattattttctctacctttggaaacatcctctatcgagttaacccatttcatttttcaaacttaggcctgatttcttcgccccctttaacgggtagcgcatatccggtctgaacactgtgtttgggcaatttacgaattgttgcaggatttctatgttatgtaaagttcctctcatcccttttatgcttccattataacctgtgtctaacaagcttttgatcttctttgtaatataaacaactcggtgtatttgtgctctgttcttctcctttctgtcgtctgatcatctcaagtacgtcctgtaccaaatttgcttcctcttttcaagccccacatttaattacaagctcaaacatatttgccctatattgctgtctcgacgtgtttcctgtcaacttaacagagttattctcagaactcagaaaggtcacgtagacatttgcttagtaaccctaaaagagcacctttcatgtagctaatcgcatatattaacaccccctttttgtgacacatctcatgtgttacaaactcaaaatccttcactcaagcttaggaaattaaaagaaaaaggttagtcctatcatattagatattcatgctccggcccttcaaacctgtgtttaaggaatgaaatcaaattaatcattatgtccaatcttttcttggctccatccacagcctgcatccttgaaacgtcctagaaacaaaaacctgtgtgttaaccagaacatcaccttttatactcagtttatcctcacttatgatccaacctgtgttataaaacaaaagttaaaacagaacaattatcagtcatgtgtccaaccttagtccagtcttttgtcagtgtccagtcggtccaacctatggtctgcctggtccgtccagtcaccatccatttacacacattcactcccatgcattaacatcaggtcttgctgacagtggagactatctcgcaaatattcagtcttcactctcagcaacatcaactcatttatttgttttactttgtttttaagaaaatagttctttctgctttttggactggattggctcgcggcaatccttttagacagagagttagccttctcctctgcctattgtaatctggagaaggtcaccgagaattttcagcgctgttatccactcttttgcaggcctgcttagaacaaaaatgagaaaaagagagctgattattagctcatcaaaacacaaaacaaaatcacctgacaggttttttctaagtgcactgttataaaaactatgggcccttttagacatgtccatgtttatcaaaactccctctattaaaaataaaacaacaacctcaaaaatcttcaacaatctgaaatttcacccgttcgacacactgaaaacctcgccaaaagctgcaccgtttcgTTCACAACAATATCCCCCTTTAggcactttaccatactcagattcagcctaagatcttacaacaatgtgtcaacactaatttataaacctcctaatcaaatttgcacctctgaacaatctacccctcctttaaggcctcaatcacacacacacagcaagctcctctgtccacattcacacaagctctcaaactttttccatactcagccatatctcaacaatttaacttggcacaagaaatactttttaaacctcatgccactattcaattattttcattttctttctatactaatcacttgttttgatcactcagtgcaaaagcactgctgagtcacccttttaaactagtttaatccgtttattcaacattcacaccattctctcactcatacaagtagcaagccgatcttcattgcatatgcttatgttcttagccaggtttttaatcaatatctgttcattaagcttcaggagcttgtctttataaggttaatgcattttctgtttgtgtgtgtatgggtatatgttattttgcatctatgacttcacagtctcccagacttcttcccaactctccagttaagcagtcagttttctttttccccgagttactaacccacattttgatttcccaccttaaattaccgccctcctggtcttcagccaggagctggggcttgcttttcaggttcctggacacatcatgctgtgaacaattcaaccagaaacttgccttaacttatccatagatgttaacctctaactttcttccgactgctgctgtggagagccggtccaagtctgctttactcctgaaaataacaaaactaagacattttcattattatcaccagtggttaaataacccatttctctgtctctggtcagaaacaccaattatgccaggcatgtaagcgtgttcttccctgcattttatgttaattaagtgtaaactgcttcttcattaaattaattcattgagtttctcattgcatttctatgtattcatgttaatgtacactacgtgtaagctgtttcttcattgcatcctatatattcatatttaatttatgcatttcaccactgagctttagattcaaactatctcacttctgattcatttcaaaaataatctcacatgtaacaatttgtatgtgtgttttctattcattaaggtaataacaattatttctttcattattcttaccttttctaatgtttacctctttgttatgctatggtggacatccctaaacaattcatgagttcaggcttcaattttcaatccaattatatcctatattctcgcagtcaaactcgtccagcttcatctctcactggtcctctctgcacaatgtcctgttcgggcttcaaggctccagcaaacacagtctcaactcagctgttgtcttcttctctgtttctttacagtctttctttcagattaagtcccagcatggcagaatatcactcaatgtccagtgctcttccacaattctttatcccactgttcaactgcccagcctgtattttcacagtacatgttacattcctcttacatgctgctgctggtcgtcagtcgtcatcagtgttactggatcagtggcactgtcgtttgcctgctgtattcaagtccacgatgttctatcggtcttcatcaggcgattaactgtcctttgaacttcttctccgcttcagggacaaagtgagagatccagccgcacaatttcgagccaaaaactggcttattctcccaattcttttaatctacttttctgctgctgaactcaaggttgcaaagttgaaagacgcccacctgtattgacacactaaaccatataattagtattatattcattttttcttaaaggcttcatttgcttcatgtgcctagagttaaatctctctctctgtgttctttctgtacacactcagttcccatatatgggcatgcacagttcctgttcactatttcctgtcgctgcagccccgATACATAGAGcaatatttcctgttcctcaaactaatctaactcctttgttttttgttttcttgaattaaaaacactttcaaacctttagcacatcctacttttcatcacacaagaaatatatttcacactcctttattccatacacaccttttaaatgctctaacctctttcagacgccataaatcgtctcacacgcactgcctttctctctctcagacttccccttttcacttactcagacaaatcacccagtcactcaaatcaaatactgacagcattcacacagttaaaatcacacaaaatacgctttcatacgagtatcttggacatgccttccatgatcagaaagagcaagtcaaaagaaaaaagaaaaagaaaactgaaacctctcataacatcactgaaggtcaaatatcttcatagacccaaaagtaagcatattatttccctagtcaaaagtcaaaccgttactcacagtaatttttaatctcacagcctttatgttttaaaactaaaaagaggaagggacagcgcccaatttaaagtgcgcatgttgtcactcaacaacacacacacagaaaatgtaactgtatatattatctcaaactgaaacaaaacccatctaaaatcctaaaacatcttacttcgacaccccaaaacacacatcgcttacagacatctttattaattaaattatctcaaattcaatttcagttctcagaacccaggtaacggtcttaagtatcaacagtttatgtatcctatctcaaaacccctcaaaaagtcatacagtcatggcaagaaataaaactttacttacatattgtaataaacaaaaccagcgtcttaaGTACGTGCACCAGCAATGTCTAGCAGTCCCTATTAACTTCCTCATACTCTATTGACctctcagctgccttatttgcattctcacacacacacacaccgtctaaaaataataccagcctgactctcagactcagacaagtctcttaatatatttacacagacgtcctatgattacaactgcacagattttaggcttCTCATTccaaaacctacacaatttagacaatttttaagttaaccctccaagggacaaactccctgagtttttgtcatcaatttaaccagtctcggccccggaCCGTGGTCAAATATCTAAGAccctacacaatttaaaagcgtcaaccaactcaacccctgccgaaaagctctgttttggggacatttcacatcccaggcttccccgaagttttaagttaaaagttacacgcccgaaacccggtttctactgaccaaaaaagtgcaaaccaccgccCCGGACGGCAAACTGACCCAGTCAGTGGCTATTTTGGAGTGTCGTAGTTCTCCACACTTGCCAAGTGAACTATCCCTCCCCGAGGAAGATGTCGATCGTCACCGACAAATTGGAAGCGTCACCTTCCGACAAATGCACTTGTTAGACTCCCAGAGTCTCGTTCTATACAATTTAATTTTTTGAAGACACCccaaaatcacaaacccaccatatcggtgtccaagcccggctttatattcaattgagactttaatgtcacaaacttcaccaattacctattattctaaattctctttatcctaaatcctctttattcttattcctttgggactttaacccggtacctttagtgagactctaactcacttttactctttttcttatcattacttcaacttcaacttctcatgagattttcaccaaaaccaaaacagacctttaccagtaattttcagtgagtagactttcaattttgtcagaaccaattcagcactgtttggaaataattcaacaggtagtgccttacctttgaataagccggcttatgtccactcacttcgaccactgactcgtgtctgcctgtttgagcaccttggaccctctcggtctcaacctccaacttttctccctcaaccctcggccaatgcaccaaatgttacgggttcgaaattgaggatgagagtaaaacaatgatggtccagaagaggtcaatcaaacaattgattttaatgaatgcacgcagcgtggagaggtgcaaactgcaaagcagttgtacatctctgcccaaaatacactctagattgcttttataacatcagggtattgtaacgccccttcttgcgcttacaaacacataatttgcatgtacagaacattcatgtattttaagaattaaatgcaacatagaggttcctccttgtggcatactcttccgaatatggtgatgacctaaggcttttgaggtcaccatggactggacatccttccgtcacctgtaactaagcaaactcaaataccacaagaagctgaatacattcaggcctttgctcagctactattttactgtaacaatatactcagcatatgagttatgatacatatatatttaactcaatcattttaaagtagttataactgcacctgtaataaaaatgttaatatttgattatgataacccctataatataaattataacataatgccaacagcttcaataaacacttcgatgaaatgataattaatgcaatgataagatgatggttatgtaaaataatccctgtaattccacaattcccagGCAAgtcgagagatataatctctccagcgtgtcccgGGTCTGCTCCGGGGCCTTCTCCCGGTGGGATATGTCCagaaaacctcacccaggaggcatccttgtcagatgcccgaaccaatccaatgtggaggagcagcggctctactctgagcccctcccagatgactgaacttctcaccctatctctaagggagaggccagccacccttcggaggaagctcatttccaccgCTCATATCCGCGAtttcgttctttcggtcactacccacagctcgtggccataggtgatgATAGGGATGTAGATCGaccagtaaattgagagcttcgcttttacactcagttcTCTCACCACAAACAGACCTGTACAgcgtccacatcactgcagccgcaacACCGATCCATCTGtcaatctcccgctcccttctcccatcactcgtgaacaagaccctgagatacttgAAATCCTCCACTTGGGGGAAGAACTCGTCCCTGAtccagagtgggcactccacccttttctggctgaggaccaCAGCCTCAGATTAGACCCCTATGAAAAGACCATCGATggaacagttcaccctgcccGGAATAGGGTTActggggccccgccctggagccaggcccggggaggttGCCCAAGGGCGAGcatctggtggccgggccttagtccatggggcccagCTGGGCACAACCCAAAAAAGGGATGGGGCCCATCTTCCTGCAGGAGGCAccgtaggggtcgggtgcaatgCGAGTCAGTGAAAACATGAATATGGAAAACGGTGACTCAGAAAGGGAAACATGATGATTTGTCACAGACAacaagaaagaatgaaagagcAGGTATAATTACACGAGGGAGAAATGAACTTCCTCTGCTACACAGAGACTCTGACAGCCAGCCTCGGGGTGTGACTGTGTTGTGTAAATTCTCCAGAGTGGCATCGCTCCTTCTGGAATTTTTAAAAGATCCATTTACCCCAAATTAATAAGGTTCATTATTTTCCTCCAAATCTCACCCCACCCTCGTTTCTTCCAGCTTACAGTTAAAAGTTGTCACTCTCTTATTGCATAGTGGTATATCACAGGATAATAGAGTTTCccctttaaaaattaaaatagaaGGTGAAGAAAtttatcattaatatttttaaaaggttgACAGTAATCGACTCTTTGTGAATCCAGGCGAGGACAGCTTCATCATTTGCAGCACAAAATGTTTCTGAACACTACATGATGTTGTTGACCCAGTGTTTAGAGTTTCGTTCTGGGCTTGTTTATTTCTTGAAAAGTTAGATATAAAAGTTATGTGCAGGGGTTGTCTCTATCACAGAACAGCATCATCAGGATGTGGCTATCTCCACATTGGCCAGCAGGTGTCCGGGACAAATGCTTCAAATGTTTCAGTGCTTCACGAAGCCTCGCTTTCCCCGTCACGACTGTAAACTAGCAGACAGGAGAACACGAAAGGCTGAAATACATACATGAGGCAGAGGGAACACACCTGGAAACACAGGTAAACTAAATCTGACTAACAAAACAGGGAAAGCAAAAGTGTGAGACTCAAGTTAGGACACATGAACTTGGCACTGGGATCCCAGAAACAAGACGTGGAGACAAAACGTCACCTGGGTGTTCAACCAAGGTTCCAACTTTTTTACTATTAAATAAgcgttgggcaagttactttggaaaagtaattaattatagttactagttactacttcaaaaacgTAACTgggttagtaactgagttacaagattctaaaagtaattaattactagggaaagtaactaaCTAGAATATAATTGGactttgactacttttgatgtttcctccacatttcacctttaaaaactgtttatttgccttgtttggtatcattcttttcagcgcaacctcatgtgtctgaatttacagtcatgttctcatgttgacatactgtattaacacaattgatctcaaatcagacaaaaaaacataaaatcagagtagaaaaagttatattttttactgtaacaaccacaaacatgtttattgaatcatatttcataactttaaatgcaaatataaattgtcaatttatATTTGTGTCTCCATGTGTAAAGTCATATctacaagttttgcaaacaacaaagttatttgcatccatttaccttttaccctttttttaaataaccatttcaaactatttacagaacaatcagctgttcttcaataagatgccacaaattatttgtgccactccaaaaaaataatttctgtccactataaag encodes:
- the LOC109196390 gene encoding uncharacterized protein LOC109196390; protein product: MKLNIFCCLLACALSADVTAEIRKVAREKESITLPCPPSVKGNVTWSRERNGREAETLTADGDTGGGHTRFTTSADKSLIILRLAVSDSGTYLCNNEPVAVLTVIPGGRKPPTPAITERRLLLMVGTTAALIIIILITTVVSTRTCCSKKQGGDIILLNCC